From a region of the Oryza sativa Japonica Group chromosome 6, ASM3414082v1 genome:
- the LOC4341490 gene encoding uncharacterized protein, with product MDVAGVVPAALPSPATEDETIARRRSRRVSFAEITAVHVFDRDEDFETPPEERAIAVGYPSPSPTPSLSPGKPAAEEGEETEGEEEEFLRPPFRFLNNGDVDSSSPGSAAGSLVSNDDEDFFGPVSRSFIQSGRPSDSGMSEDGNHDITLDSETFSMHYRNIAPPDDFSVNSVGSLRTPNSASTGPLKEQTGSGYGVKSCNSHDALTDMSLLADNPERYDYAKLSPTLSNLLQQVEDVHELISPKNGTGTVTPDHSSALAACKKKNREEKSSIVNGISSSELDTIGSRKEHVPIRNSVPTSTDPIQEDNAMTVDVNEKSQVTSEDILNTPKAVVQTFQIPQGSISSLRSKRRQLFSPITHSASNVVSQDASSLGSEFVKHSKRIVALADRLKFGLYESPATKIQEMPCNALMTDDQPSHECNSIQDSDLDRGGRKRSSSENGHAAQKRPQKISKPPRSPATSLKQLPCVSLSSSMMEENQSVTHGNQQSINVDWNKVASMVSNATSQVFSTSISKVKPQQLDMIEDMLGGIQRARNFKRLSTAVRIQDCGNDKQKRLAEARSLVDKLLYEKAKLQINHVKLEKLQNRAQVCKDGIQECRYLKSKISDQKGVPLDSTTLITASDRQEGLALITEKMHALEMIKKKVERARSSLESFCNTKGDISCDDFIKAAEQQLEMRNQCRIINQQARLWKLNDLVKRENKRDIVLNYCSLLFQRIVLNISDMSGIFVSNSLNGTKIGQAFPNLNASVAFNFVFKAEGTQRVSDLRSLQKMTTETSLLLGNLIDVLKEIKMAKLELLNLTAAAFDMASQTCQLALSLCFMSFKSGKRISFTIDMTDLNRAVYPSELLINVREAQTTVAQPSLDEFMSSLRDLQSGRLMILRLCRMGSQLIHELPS from the exons ATggacgtcgccggcgtcgtgcccgccgccctcccgtcgccggcgacggaggaCGAGACGATCGCGAGGAGGCGCTCCCGCCGCGTCAGCTTCGCGGAGATCACCGCGGTGCACGTGTTCGACCGCGACGAGGACTTCGAGACCCCCCCGGAGGagcgcgccatcgccgtcggctacccgtccccgtccccgaccccctccctctcccccgggAAGCCcgcggcggaggaaggcgaggagacggagggggaggaggaggagttcctGCGCCCGCCGTTCCGCTTCCTCAACAACGGCGATGTCGACTCGTCCTCCCCTGGCAGCGCCGCCGGATCCCTCGTCTCCAACGATG ATGAGGATTTTTTTGGTCCTGTGTCGAGAAGCTTTATACAATCTGGAAGACCATCAGATTCTGGAATGTCTGAGGATGGAAACCACGATATAACTTTAGATTCAGAGACATTCTCAATGCATTACCGTAACATTGCTCCTCCAGATGACTTTTCAGTCAATTCAGTTGGAAGTCTAAGGACACCAAATTCAGCATCTACAGGGCCATTAAAGGAACAGACTGGGTCTGGATATGGTGTAAAATCGTGTAATAGCCATGATGCATTGACTGACATGAGTCTGCTCGCAGATAACCCTGAGCGTTATGATTATGCAAAGCTTTCTCCAACTCTGAGCAACCTATTGCAGCAAGTCGAAGATGTCCATGAACTAATATCTCCTAAAAATGGCACTGGTACTGTAACTCCTGATCACAGTTCAGCTTTGGCTGcctgcaagaaaaaaaatagggaAGAAAAATCATCCATTGTCAATGGTATCTCTTCTAGTGAGCTGGACACTATTGGTTCTCGTAAGGAACATGTTCCCATTAGGAATTCAGTACCTACTAGCACTGATCCAATTCAAGAGGATAATGCAATGACAGTTGATGTTAATGAGAAATCTCAGGTCACATCAGAAGACATTCTGAATACTCCTAAAGCTGTAGTTCAGACCTTCCAAATTCCACAAGGGTCTATATCCTCCCTACGCTCCAAAAGGCGACAACTTTTCAGTCCTATTACTCATTCCGCTAGTAATGTGGTAAGCCAGGATGCTTCCTCTTTGGGGAGTGAGTTTGTTAAACATAGCAAGAGGATTGTAGCACTGGCAGATCGCCTGAAATTCGGTCTTTATGAATCACCTGCAACTAAGATTCAGGAGATGCCATGCAATGCCCTTATGACAGATGACCAACCTAGCCATGAATGCAATTCTATTCAGGATTCGGATTTAGACAGGGGTGGAAGAAAGAGGAGTAGTAGTGAAAATGGTCATGCTGCACAAAAGCGCCCTCAGAAAATATCAAAGCCACCAAGAAGTCCAGCAACATCACTAAAACAGCTTCCTTGTGTATCCTTGTCTTCTAGTATGATGGAAGAAAACCAGAGTGTTACTCATGGCAACCAACAGTCAATAAATGTTGATTGGAACAAG GTTGCatccatggtatctaatgccaCAAGTCAAGTTTTCTCAACATCTATAAGTAAGGTTAAACCACAACAG CTTGACATGATTGAAGATATGCTGGGGGGAATTCAGAGGGCTAGAAACTTTAAGAGGCTTTCTACTGCTGTG AGGATTCAAGATTGTGGCAACGATAAGCAGAAGAG ATTAGCTGAGGCAAGATCTCTTGTTGACAAGCTTTTGTATGAAAAGGCAAAGCTGCAAATAAATCATGTGAAGCTGGAGAAACTGCAG AATAGAGCACAGGTATGCAAAGATGGAATCCAAGAGTGCCGCTATTTGAAATCCAAGATTTCAGACCAGAAGGGTGTTCCTCTTGATTCAACAACTTTGATCACTGCCAGTGACAGACAG GAAGGACTTGCTTTGATAACTGAAAAGATGCATGCACTGGAGATGATTAAAAAGAAGGTGGAGAGAGCAAGGAGTTCTCTTGAATCTTTTTGCAACACTAAAGGTGATATTAGCTGCGATGATTTTATCAAGGCAGCTGAACAGCAATTGGAGATGAGGAATCAATGTCGGATCATCAACCAGCAAGCACGG CTATGGAAGTTGAATGACCTTGTTAAAAGGGAGAATAAGCGTGATATTGTTCTGAACTATTGCAGTTTGTTGTTCCAAAG GATCGTGTTAAACATTAGTGATATGTCTGGCATATTTGTGAGTAATTCATTGAATGGAACCAAAATAGGCCAG GCATTTCCAAATTTGAATGCATCTGTGGCATTCAATTTTGTATTCAAAGCTGAGGGAACCCAAAGAGTCAGTGACTTAAGATCATTGCAGAAGATGACAACG GAAACAAGTTTGCTCCTGGGTAATCTTATTGATGTGCTAAAAGAAATCAAGATGGCTAAACTGGAGTTATTGAACCTGACGGCTGCAGCTTTTGATATGGCGTCCCAGACAT GTCAACTTGCCCTCTCTCTGTGCTTCATGAGTTTCAAGAGTGGGAAGAGAATTTCTTTCACCATTGACATGACAGACTTGAATCG CGCCGTCTATCCATCTGAGCTGCTGATAAATGTGCGCGAAGCTCAGACGACGGTAGCACAACCAAGCCTGGACGAGTTTATGTCTTCTTTAAGGGACCTTCAGTCAGGACGCTTGATGATCCTAAGGCTTTGCCGAATGGGCTCTCAGCTAATCCATGAATTGCCAAGCTGA